The following coding sequences lie in one Alphaproteobacteria bacterium genomic window:
- the amrA gene encoding AmmeMemoRadiSam system protein A translates to MEIPAKQKNILLKLAANTIEEYITKQEIIKKPAYLNCKNLFFAKVMPQIFKEKLNCFVTIYKDSVLRGCIGSLRTDESLYHNIIKYSILAATQDGRFSPINVDELASLKYEISILAKFVEISDSEDFLLGEEGLLLNANLTSAILLPQVATECSLNKLEFIETLKEKARLTEFKHKVNYKLYKFKTTIIK, encoded by the coding sequence ATGGAAATACCTGCTAAACAAAAAAATATCTTATTAAAATTAGCTGCAAATACAATAGAAGAATATATCACTAAGCAAGAAATAATAAAAAAGCCTGCCTATCTTAACTGTAAGAATTTGTTTTTTGCTAAAGTAATGCCGCAAATTTTTAAAGAAAAATTAAATTGTTTTGTAACTATTTACAAAGATTCAGTATTAAGAGGTTGTATTGGTAGCTTGAGAACAGATGAAAGCTTATATCATAACATAATTAAATATAGTATTTTAGCAGCAACGCAAGATGGTAGATTCTCACCCATAAATGTAGATGAACTGGCTTCACTAAAATATGAAATTTCAATTTTAGCTAAATTTGTGGAAATTTCTGATAGTGAAGATTTTTTACTAGGTGAGGAGGGTTTATTGTTAAATGCAAATTTAACTTCTGCTATATTATTGCCACAGGTTGCAACAGAATGTTCGCTTAACAAATTAGAATTTATAGAAACATTAAAAGAGAAAGCCAGATTAACTGAATTTAAACATAAAGTTAATTACAAGCTTTATAAATTTAAAACCACAATAATCAAATAA
- a CDS encoding quinone-dependent dihydroorotate dehydrogenase produces MKLFNFYKHLLYLLPAELSHNIAVFCLKNSMILPPRKFEHSSLKQNIAGIEFLNPIGLAAGFDKNAEMIRTLTNFNFGFLEVGTVTPKSQLGNNKPRLFRLKSDKAIINRMGFNNVGAKKFRDNFCNNYLGQIPIGINIGKNKLTESEITDYSYLVEYFYDLADYITINISSPNTPGLRTIQTADKLDKFIATLTKQRDLLGHKNLFLKIAPDLSDIELNNICKIALKYRINALIISNTTISRDGLKNQKLKSEMGGLSGKPVFVKSNQILAKAYQILQGKIPIIGVGGISNATDAYHKIKLGANLVQIYSALIYEGLNLATEINKDLVLLLQKDGFSNIAEAVGSANN; encoded by the coding sequence ATGAAACTTTTTAACTTTTACAAACATTTATTATATTTACTACCAGCAGAATTATCCCATAATATAGCCGTATTCTGCTTAAAAAACAGTATGATACTTCCACCAAGAAAATTTGAACACAGCTCATTAAAGCAAAATATTGCTGGTATAGAGTTTCTTAATCCAATTGGTTTAGCCGCAGGATTTGATAAAAATGCTGAAATGATCAGAACCTTAACTAATTTTAATTTTGGTTTTTTAGAAGTGGGAACAGTAACACCAAAATCCCAACTGGGTAATAATAAGCCTCGTTTATTTAGATTAAAATCTGATAAAGCTATAATAAATCGTATGGGCTTTAACAATGTTGGGGCCAAAAAATTTAGAGATAATTTCTGTAACAATTACCTTGGTCAAATACCCATTGGTATAAATATAGGTAAAAACAAGCTAACTGAATCAGAAATCACTGATTATAGTTATTTAGTTGAATATTTCTATGATCTAGCAGATTACATAACGATTAATATCTCTTCGCCAAATACACCAGGTCTTAGAACGATTCAAACCGCAGATAAGTTAGATAAATTTATTGCAACACTAACCAAGCAAAGAGACTTGCTTGGCCATAAGAACCTATTTCTTAAAATAGCACCAGATTTAAGTGATATTGAGCTTAATAACATATGTAAAATTGCGTTAAAATACCGAATTAACGCTTTAATAATCTCTAACACAACCATTTCAAGAGATGGCCTTAAGAACCAAAAACTCAAATCAGAGATGGGCGGTTTAAGTGGCAAGCCTGTTTTTGTTAAATCTAACCAAATTTTAGCCAAAGCATACCAAATATTACAAGGTAAAATACCAATTATTGGTGTTGGTGGTATATCTAATGCCACGGATGCATATCACAAAATAAAATTAGGTGCTAATTTAGTACAAATTTATAGCGCACTAATTTATGAGGGGCTTAATTTAGCTACAGAAATCAATAAAGATTTAGTGCTATTATTACAAAAAGATGGTTTTAGTAATATAGCAGAGGCTGTTGGTTCAGCCAATAATTAG
- a CDS encoding aspartate carbamoyltransferase catalytic subunit has protein sequence MAIKHFIDVDQLSLKELKEIFIRAKYFCTKPQNELLKGKKLINLFFENSTRTRSAFEISAKNMGAEVINIDISTSALKKGESEKDTIYTLNAMSPDFLTIRHVESGIVEKLARYSESATVINSGDGAHAHPTQALLDCYTIFEKLKFNSLEEFKKLKIVICGDIINSRVARSNIKLLNMLGAKINLVGPAPLVPHSFADENIKIFYDIEAAVKDADVIMTLRIQQERMKSCLISSLRDYYRNYGIKRELLKNAKKSCFILHPGPINRNVELESELADDKDVCLVLNQVQNGIAVRQALLEFLI, from the coding sequence ATGGCAATTAAGCATTTTATCGATGTAGATCAACTAAGTTTAAAAGAGTTGAAAGAGATTTTTATCAGAGCTAAATATTTTTGTACTAAACCACAAAATGAACTGCTTAAAGGTAAAAAACTAATAAATTTGTTTTTTGAAAATTCGACTAGAACTAGATCAGCTTTTGAAATATCTGCAAAAAATATGGGCGCAGAAGTGATAAATATTGATATTTCAACTTCAGCATTAAAAAAGGGGGAATCTGAAAAAGATACTATTTACACCTTAAATGCTATGAGTCCTGACTTTTTAACCATAAGACATGTGGAGTCTGGTATTGTAGAGAAGTTAGCACGCTATAGTGAATCTGCTACAGTTATTAATTCTGGGGATGGTGCTCACGCTCATCCAACTCAAGCTTTATTGGATTGTTACACTATTTTTGAGAAGTTAAAATTTAATAGCTTAGAAGAGTTTAAAAAGCTAAAAATTGTAATTTGTGGTGATATAATAAATAGTAGGGTAGCAAGATCAAATATTAAGCTATTAAATATGCTAGGTGCTAAAATTAATTTAGTAGGTCCTGCACCACTAGTGCCACATAGTTTTGCAGATGAAAATATTAAAATTTTTTATGATATTGAAGCAGCTGTTAAAGATGCCGATGTTATAATGACGCTTAGAATTCAGCAAGAAAGAATGAAAAGCTGCTTAATTTCGTCATTAAGAGATTATTATAGAAATTATGGTATAAAAAGAGAGTTGCTTAAAAATGCTAAAAAATCTTGTTTTATATTACACCCAGGCCCAATAAATCGTAATGTAGAGCTAGAAAGTGAGCTTGCAGATGATAAGGATGTTTGCCTAGTGCTAAATCAGGTGCAAAATGGTATAGCCGTGAGGCAAGCTTTATTAGAGTTTCTAATTTAA
- a CDS encoding type IV pilus twitching motility protein PilT has translation MLLDKILSATKKDGVSDLLLSSDLPPAVRIFGDLKYITDQKISSDDIRTILHLTMNEYQKSHYESNLEIDYAYDHSNGNRYRVNAFNTVKGSAAVFRKISSDIPTIDKVAVPDIILDLVNKDHGLLLVTGPTGSGKSTTLAAIIEYLNVNKSKHIITIEDPVEYMFESKKSIINQRQLESSTLSFPAALRSALREDPDVIMVGEMRDPETIRLALTAAETGHLVLSTLHTNTAYESINRIIDVFPSDSRKLAVSLLASSLLGVVSQRLVQTKDGNSRVPAHEVLVATNAVKNLIREEHVTQINSMMQVGSKYGMITLEDSLNSLVNRGLVKADTLTKYLKKSEEVNK, from the coding sequence ATTTTATTAGATAAAATCCTATCCGCTACAAAAAAAGACGGAGTCTCAGACTTACTTCTTTCATCAGATTTACCCCCTGCGGTAAGAATTTTTGGAGACTTAAAATATATTACTGATCAAAAAATTTCCTCGGATGATATTAGGACAATTTTACATTTGACGATGAATGAGTATCAAAAATCTCATTATGAATCAAACTTAGAGATTGATTATGCCTATGATCACAGCAATGGAAATAGATATAGGGTTAATGCTTTTAACACCGTAAAAGGTTCCGCAGCTGTGTTTAGAAAAATCAGTTCAGATATACCAACTATCGACAAAGTTGCTGTGCCAGATATTATCTTAGATTTAGTAAATAAGGATCATGGTTTATTACTAGTTACTGGTCCTACTGGCTCAGGAAAGTCGACCACTTTAGCGGCCATTATAGAATATCTAAATGTTAATAAATCTAAGCATATTATTACTATAGAAGACCCAGTCGAATATATGTTTGAGTCTAAAAAATCTATTATTAATCAAAGGCAATTAGAGTCATCAACTCTGTCTTTTCCTGCGGCATTAAGAAGCGCTTTAAGAGAAGATCCAGATGTGATAATGGTGGGTGAAATGAGAGATCCAGAAACTATAAGGTTGGCCTTAACTGCAGCTGAGACTGGTCATTTAGTTTTGTCAACATTACATACAAATACTGCTTATGAATCAATCAACAGAATTATAGATGTATTCCCAAGTGACAGTAGAAAGTTAGCTGTATCATTATTGGCTTCATCATTATTAGGCGTTGTTTCTCAGCGTTTAGTTCAAACCAAAGATGGTAACTCTAGAGTGCCAGCACATGAAGTATTGGTTGCAACTAATGCAGTTAAAAACCTTATTAGGGAAGAGCATGTAACGCAAATTAACTCTATGATGCAGGTGGGCTCTAAATATGGTATGATTACTCTAGAAGATAGTTTGAACTCATTAGTAAATAGAGGTTTAGTTAAAGCTGATACTCTCACCAAATATCTTAAGAAAAGCGAAGAGGTAAATAAATAG
- a CDS encoding zinc-finger domain-containing protein produces the protein MSNKENKETYTDKTTISCDGKEQNSPHPKIYLNLLPNNTATCPYCNLKFILKNKNKLN, from the coding sequence ATGAGCAATAAAGAAAACAAAGAAACTTACACAGATAAAACTACTATATCTTGTGATGGAAAAGAACAAAATTCTCCCCACCCTAAAATATATTTAAATTTACTGCCAAACAACACCGCTACTTGTCCATATTGCAATCTAAAGTTTATTCTAAAAAACAAAAATAAATTAAATTAG